The following is a genomic window from Schistocerca serialis cubense isolate TAMUIC-IGC-003099 unplaced genomic scaffold, iqSchSeri2.2 HiC_scaffold_1451, whole genome shotgun sequence.
ATGAATatttacagcgcatacagataactCGTCGAAAGAACAAAACCTTGGAACGGtttttcgttcactgattaccAGAAGCTGCTGACCCAAACTACTGCAGCATATTGGAAGTTTGGGAAACCACCCATGTTAACTGTGCCCAAATATACaatccttgcacaactgcatcatctatacagcctcaactcgaatgatctaataaatataaagtaaacgcattattcacgacactaaacttacattccgcatcccaacaactacgtgcattgcatcctcaccatcaaatatattgagttcagatccacaATGTTCTACACCATCAGTCGAGCTCACCGTCATCATCTCAACAGTTTCTTGTGTCGCatccctaacatgaaagacatccagttTTTCCACAACATTCACTCGCCTTCTACTCTCGTCCAACAGATGACGGCAACACCAACAGTCACCTTCCACTTTTAACATCCAAGTCACCTATTCCAAAAAGCAATCCTACTTTACCttcagccacaccaaaacatcggcttaaaacctatacctaaccttgTTTCACCACATAAAACATCAAGACAATGCAGCAGCATAGCATTCCACCCATATGTCTGTTCCCTCACCTCCAACGAGATCTTCATCACTCACATGTTATCTCAATGCTAcaacaatactttaatgaaaattgttacagtctcgtaacacagtcccagtcactatacactctacaaagcacagataattgctacaacatagaatcagatggtactgccaatgggtgcttgtgagacatcctgataccagcacctcactctgcagatcagaaaccctgggattggtgatacacatgaacaaaaacactgccacattttccataaactgaacactctattgaaaaaggattcattctcctctcatccataacaaccacacgttaccaaacaacctcaacaagccagactcagtgcttcatatcttaaagatatactcactgtatctaatgattgctcgacaattcggtacatacaatgtcacacaaatacgaccaccatatctcttggtcccagtttaaaatacctgtctataacgccacaaaacgaattaaatatagcatttacaacacaagactataaagccacacattttgtgagcgtgtgggttggtgctattctgtcattctgcgcaacagattaatctgagatgtaccctttaccctttggcccctgcaagatgcaatttccacccccacactactacagaagtcagacagacactcctaaagttctaaagagaaatgcctgaataactttcagcaataaataccttctagagtcgtccactgtaaggaaatgacacaaaaattcacaaaatgtgttacgtaactagtgggatacttgggtactggagtagtgctagtgtAAGATAtacatgaaagtaacgaaaattattatttattttgcaaaaattctgagaaatcacaatagcacttttagttatgaattgaacacgttatttgtgggttcttttcagaatgtgaagttacctcttaaggataggattcggtaatgaaatttctatacaaagtttaagattgttattgacttggcagaatggctgagagccgcacctactcaacttgaataattatcggttAGAATGCTGCTAGGTACAgtggaggctgtcacgtgtgatatgcagtgaagggtactgttgtggaggaaatgtgggggtcgcaagagctgtagctgcgatgactgctgtctgcgccgctcgctgccgacaaataagacaactctcgttctatctggattgaccttcgccaatcaaactctccctacgccttgatgaagtcgaggactcctgttcgcccctagtctaactattggcgtggtacaccggtcaggtaaccagtccaccgcgatgccactcaaaaattcgctcgcaggcgtttaactattactcagtccgttcacaccgcacaataagtgtggcggccaacacagtgaacaacatttaatcgcaaggactcaatacacagttgcacttcgattcgctctcgacagaggtgctctcctagtgaagtactgaggagagacttgttcctcgctctttgagtacacgtacgagcgcgcacgctctcgttacgtgttctcgctccaagagcgacaacggaacggcccctctgcacgccagacgtgaaggggtatatctttcgatctcttccattactccttcagctcaaggcgtcagaaatatcctctgccagtcagcattgctcttctaaaacgggagaatgacgttttgtttaaggtgaccaatccggaaatctgtagtatcggtgtttggcgtttgctgtctccctgtgaaaatctctgaaactgcgtgctatgtgtaaagaatgcgtaggctggccgctcccacacaatgtagcggaatttgcttttaagccgaacacggggtcgtcctttcactagggctaacgctgtctgctctacaggcggtcactggccgacgtagatagcttgTGACCGGCCTCCTGTggtgcagttgcctctctcgagctaaaagctcctgtgaccgtcgagtCTGGaacgtatgtgtgtacgccagcctcgagtatttcaaccacggtgtgcacttgcgacttattagttatttgcatatcgtttacatgaattcatacaatactgactttatcttatcgagtttgggctcgaatgaagcgccttgatgtgcagaatatgattgtgagggcggaatatggaagcaatgaaggagaccacgacgtcttacaatttcaggaaattcttatgagaggctgctcatgactccattactttcgacctccttaaaaaaaaaaaagagagagagagagagagagagaagcaaaactgttatttcctactagctctagtcaagttgtgtgataTCATACTGTACGCAAGTTTACATCCGACGGCTCCCCTACGATTTAAGGGTAGTGTCTttgtatactaatcaaaacgtcatggaACCCAGGTTCGAAcctcgctactgcttaaatttagaacaaaaatcgtcagtaatgatggatgggaggatagagcttcaaggcacttttttcccctgctcctaaaaccctgaagagtcTGCAAtgctcaaaggcatgagaatgcagaaggtaatgggaaccactggtgtctgtccacaggacatgtggcctataattgaaaagtggtatgatgactCCTCCACTGGCGAAATATTCCGCAATAGTCGCACATTCAGATCACTGGCAAGtgccaggtgtcccaatgaattatgtttactgtatagctccttgcctggcacaccatgcttcttttgtcactgtaaatcttactcaacagcatacctccatctgcctcgataacttcacctcttggtgtagcctctgctacatcaaaaacacttttgttaaaaacccaaggaattattacaataaataccaccaatcatttctctctccctaacttccaccatggcacacataaacatgactgtgtggtggtactctcttcaaaggtaagctggttcgaatccaggtaatggaagaaatttgcattgctggtattcccccagtaatgggagggggaattgaagcacaaagtttctcatcaccagacctcgtgtcagtgttctgcattacattacctctcctcagtgtatcatgatacactgatgcctgtgacactgttgaaggtgacacatgtggtgtcgacgataatcgcctgcagcaaatcgacaatcgaccaccgcagagatgctgtacacgtaagcagcatcgccaccgcctatgagaaagaagtagtaagccacgcctcctgtagcttcgaggcgccacacacgacaagtatttccagctctgccactgcctggtacgagttctgccagagtccagcctgagttctgttctgtctacgagggtatcaacagttccatgacgactgcagagaagcgacgaatttctgccttcagagtgcagtgtcggcgtaacgtcactcaggccaagcatgcacgtacagagagttgagggccaacaacagacacacatttggcacagttgtagtaaacgttcagtgctcatcatcttcagacctgcactgtaatgccgctcagtgttttcagcagctcctgcGTATTTGAACCCCAATTAATACCACGCGTGCTCCCGCAGTCACAGCCGCGAGGTGTTAAAAATAAGTTTATCGCTTTCCAAACAACAAGGCGTTCTTTtcattgactgtttcatttatgtacttgtaaatttattaaaaccaAGACACTACAACATGTGTGTCGGAAGTGGATGTTAAGCTCTTAACGCATCCATTATAATGTACACTCAACAGATAACTccgagtcacagttctctcacaatgcaaggacagtgcccaattacgtggaggaagataagcgcttgcagtaaggcggtggacttgctgctccattcctctctgctgacatgggcagaggactctcactttctcataTCTTGGAATAATCACGCGTCCACAgcttacaacaaactcaaattaagaagacaggaaactcgacaatgtggggatttcatcattcagccatcctctgtacttgggtaaaacccactgaacgaggcgatgctgtggtaagctgttggctccaaacttgattttcgaccatatttagtttctctgcgatgtccctacacagcttaaggtgaatgacacgacggttcctatggatggacgcagctgtcctgcttccccgttcttcccaattctgggttatgctctaattgctgtttcaccaacaggacgttaacccctgatcttgtctcttccttcgtctttccaaaagccttagtggccccagtgttactttcgccaatatagcttggatctcagcactctcaaaaatttgccattccttacagtcttagaacaccttgcaTTCTGTATCATATTTGCAGTCGCAGACGCAACCTCTGCAGCTGATTACATTGCCCTCTCTTCTGAGGTTCCTCAGACTTTGTCACAAATTGCAAACGTTCCATCAACGTgggaaacaaaaacaatttttctcgcctatcctctgaatacctaggcttctggtgcgccctccacttgccacccttctgtatcctattcgagcggaacttcagctggctggttcttcctattacagaatagtatgtagacacttactcctccaaccagctataatcctagcgtctacgcctcttcaatatgtagatgatcccgcttccagcctcctgaccactgtcatccctccctcacacctctctctacccacatcaacttgtcaatcatacttcccagcccactccaacaccttgaatacatacaccctttctggccggcacctgcatcatactgtattaccctcgtagtagttattgggaactgactgccagtgacttgccagaagcaaGAGCCTTATCTTCCCCATAGCACCATCATCaacttcaatgtacatgtgtttatgtagagacgctatggcttttatttttttgaaacctatcattttattcattctccccAAAAAGCAGCAAAGTTTCCGAACcttgcgcaccacacgataatgtggtgggagtggaatgaataacaaagaaagtggagtgtttacgacaaagtcgtgcattcggcTTTTCACAGACTGTGCCTGTGTATGagaatctttcagaacttattcgtcttactggctatacatttgcgctcaacacgccaatgaGGTATACATTGGATGACGTGTAGCATATCAGTATCACtctcctttgatttgtactctgaacaggaatagtgctcgaggacaacgaccatcaggacttctcagaatgcagtaggtaaagcagtcatcaacctgaagcctggtttggtcaccacagtgctgtcctactgcaggttgtcgtcactcgccgtcttcctacttctgagctaacttacccagttaataattgtgggacacaGTTAATTATTGGGTCTCTGAACAGTTCTACAGTTCCGacattttcgatttccataaatcaatgtcagaggtgaaagaagagataagtgacagaaggaatctcgggagcaatgcctgaatcccaaatctctggagttgtaatcccacattcatccactcagcagctgaggcatatatgtcccaattgcatttattgctgcatcattatcattacacaaggTACGAATGAgacaaagtaattacattttttgcgtgtttttgaatgtatgcaaacagagtattaacagtaaatcgttcattgtggtaaaggaactcccaaaatcgtcagttaatgtattttgttgtgctttttctcgacaatctcgtgctaacgaaacaaactggtgacaaatatgctccatcactttttttacgctgcgtgatggggtcactaagttcacggaggaaagtgaaatatcacaaagacgagaattcagcctgcatcctatttctttgtacaggacgcctatggagttatgtcaaaagagtatattctatatggacgtagttagatataaaaaaaaatacgtatccaacggatcagtgtatggacgatcacaccttcctcagatatctatgtgtctcgctgtcccccttgctttattgcggatcgttctagtaattctgcttagaaagacttcttcaacacttgtgtcaattttccattaatctttcaacgttgagccacaagcggctttattattcttcatattcagttatttgcgtggtaagatcaaaagtttgtcatgacgatttcaaaaggttgttgaggtggtaatgttgggatttcgtggtaaccactttaatgtggctttaaatgctgcagaaccaaataatccgagaataagttgttcattaagaaacccacacatctgaacaacaaaacgagactcaagctccttccttctacaaccacacaagatccgtgactgccttgtcatggagctgagatactgaaaacttctgttgtacagagaaatggaagttcccattcatgtaagcttcaaaagaatgtggtcctaacaggtattctgatcacacaatggcccacataaggtgaggtatgttcctttccaactcttggtaatatgggtactttccttagacaagaaaacaattttttcctgatcaaacagtggtatatggcacatttatacgtaaacaacactcttgagcgagacatggcagAAGTCACCACAACAAAGTACGGTAggttacaaatcgttgctccacaccattgtcagataattcagtaacaagcatgggcctaaatcctttcgtattcatattttttcagtgtggtcgtgcattgttgaagaagatgcttgaagtccaactactcttttgcaaatgattttcattggagactgctcatctgattaagagtgggtgacacacgtttcctgtcactttttattgcttccaatacgtggcctgtctttcagacagcctgaaaatacaggacatttatctcaatcaggcatggctactttacgagggggactgaggcaaatggtctcatcatgcgttacatagtttttcctatctgcggACGTTCATGAACCCACGAATCCTCCAGTAATCCCTCCTTTACAAGatggattcggaactcaaagactgcagtgctgaaacaaaaatataattctgataacgttgtttttttccatgcaggactatcaataaaacctatttacttccttatttttAGTATGTCAAGAGCGATACAGGGACTTCTTGGGCACCCTGTAGATGAAACAGACGTGCATAGTAACAATGATACCTGTCTTTGTtaatactcttactttgtgttgacatgccgccttaCATAGTTCTGGGTAACTGAACCAGGGTAATGTGGGTAAACGACGCCCAGGCTCGTCACCCAGAGAAGGctttggattcagctgcctgcagtgtacggccaccacccacttgctgtcgttttcttgcagacgaggagtggcagctggaggacagaagccacgctacgctctccgtggacactgactgcgtgcagctgttggtgaacgccctggaccaccccacgtgtccgctggaagacctgccactggaagccgtgaagcagcgcgagcgttgccgcgagcagctgtgggacgacgtggtgcagaggtcgccccacatacccgtcaccagctacctggcctacacgcagagggcaaacgtcaacctctgtctgctggcctggatggctgtcaactcgtacggcatttgtcaggacgtcccgttcAGTATGATACAGTGcgtgcacgatgctcgctgctatttcgatagtcctgatgatcaatcatgtctgcagtcgaacgctacagaagcaatctgctctgtttccagagctattctgttgctaaagtgtcATGACTTTTCCTCCATTAAGACTTCCCATAATTGTACGTACACTACGTTGGGATCTCTATGGGTCTATAGTAGGACTAGTATACTGGATCAAAAGCTAACAGAacaaacactgaactacaaaaacagtttaaccaacgccaccttgaaatacaaggattttaaaatcgacagcttgaagcctttagaaatctcatttatactgataaatatcattttccgtttttcgactgccggagtatacatgtaccttccccagttgcgcaacttgcctggaaagatactcttgtcctttcagatcacgtgcatagtccagatcctgtgttctgaggtcgtgtatcgtatggcaggcgtccctgacttaccaacagcagtgctgatagacagcgccctcacacttctcagctgtttctggctgaactcattctgctaccacatgtacgcttgtgttcgccatctcaggcttcctaaccagctactacctgctgaagtaagccagttattccgtcgtgaggtgctgtgtgtgcttataccgtggagtatagtatgtgtggcagctgttgctttggaaaagacgagtaaatattacctgatcTACAGTCGTATGgtagtccttgcagggatttcagtgtctgtggcattcaatttggtttgtctcggactgcttggatacatgtacctacgtaatcggtgctccatgcggcgactcaaaattgttgataacaagaaatttgcctcaaagaaggaatgtctttttatgtcagttaaagccattatattaagtggaacaggaattattactagaattgggttccaccaggctcagggaatagcgcagttagtgtactatatgcatctagttacgatggtgcaaggaccagtgctcttcgtctgtttcgt
Proteins encoded in this region:
- the LOC126443323 gene encoding uncharacterized protein LOC126443323 is translated as MQPAGVIATVAALLAGNATSVMDCLCWHLINGRIYQVRPVEDLVRSNYCADKDWPPRFATCDSPEQPPALSAARRLADRLRAYGLPPPPAARAGEGGGCAGALAQLRRLTLVEYLQLVEELECQIADDCIDSCSVPRLNNMEWNMTTLQADDLRHHILSQSVRAVRRITIATVSRVNCEERRRVQLVWLDKPGLQAQAAVLRGRLSSCWRDLAQLLSHGATHASQLLVPLAFKSMGNHASGQQLHGWIKDMERVKDMLRTKLTGWVQDLQFASKQVEHYEVEEDKDHPGHLILRRPLLSERLLRYQPWSPSFDDDYSALCKERQPEASQMFSLAHELYAFHRFYWYHTAERIGSSYGDDVNIVDEEWQLEDRSHATLSVDTDCVQLLVNALDHPTCPLEDLPLEAVKQRERCREQLWDDVVQRSPHIPVTSYLAYTQRANVNLCLLAWMAVNSYGICQDVPFSMIQCVHDARCYFDSPDDQSCLQSNATEAICSVSRAILLLKCHDFSSIKTSHNCTYTTLGSLWVYSRTSILDQKLTEQTLNYKNSLTNATLKYKDFKIDSLKPLEISFILINIIFRFSTAGVYMYLPQLRNLPGKILLSFQITCIVQILCSEVVYRMAGVPDLPTAVLIDSALTLLSCFWLNSFCYHMYACVRHLRLPNQLLPAEVSQLFRREVLCVLIPWSIVCVAAVALEKTSKYYLIYSRMVVLAGISVSVAFNLVCLGLLGYMYLRNRCSMRRLKIVDNKKFASKKECLFMSVKAIILSGTGIITRIGFHQAQGIAQLVYYMHLVTMVQGPVLFVCFVCNGTTLPVLKNRILLWWNPTNIPAGLELCSAAERNLARRNNEQSPFSESSV